AAGGGAAACCACACGCCTGTTCAGGATGTTCTCCGGAACGTCGGCGTTGATGATCCTCTGGGCCAAGCCCTCGACAATGGCGGTCTTCCCGATGCCGGGCTCGCCGATGATAACGGGGTTGTTCTTCGTCCGGCGGGAAAGGATCTGGAGGACCCGGTCGATCTCGGAATCCCTGCCGATGACGGGGTCGAGCTTGCCGCTCTTCGCAAGGAGCGTGAGGTCCCGGCTGAATTCGTCCAGAGCCGGCGTCGGGCTTTTCTTCGCGCTGACCTGGGTTGCGGCCCTGCGGAGGTAATTGATGACCAGCTGGCGAGAACCGAGCAGGTTCACCCCGAAGCTGCGGAGGATCTTGCCGCCGATGCCCTCCTCTTCGCGAATGAGGCCGAGCAGCAGATGCTCGCTGCCGATATAGTTATGGCCCAGGAGCCTTGCTTCTTCGACTGCATATTCGAGGACTTTCTTTGCGCGGGGGGTAAAGGGGATGTCGCCGAAGGTGAGTGTGTTTCCGCTCGAGGGTAGGTTCCGTTCCACTTCCATCCGGATCTGGTCCACATCGATCCCCATCTTGCGGAGCACGGCAACCGGGATGCCGTCTTCCTCCCGAAGCGTTCCGAGCAGGATGTGCTCCGTGCCGAGGTAATCGTTCTGGAGCCGCTCGGCCTCTTCCCGGGCATAGACTATGACTTTTCTTCCTCGTTCAGTAAATTTCTCAAACATCATACGATAACCGCCTTCATTATGATCATTCAGGCCACAATTACCTTTCCTTATACCTTAGTTAAAATATACTCCAATCCCGCGCGTAAAGTCAAGAGCGCGTTTGTTAATACGATTATAACATCATTCACGATGAAGCAGTGTGTTTTCTCGGCTGGTGATCAAGAAACCATCCGTACTTGTCTTTGTCACGCGATGCTCTTATTACCATGGCGAACCCGTTGGGGAACTGATGATCCCTCCTCCCTCCATGGCTGCCACGAATTCCGTGCCTGTCCATGATACGCTGGTCAGGTTGTTACCTGTATTTGATGTTTGCTGCGTCCATGTTGCTCCATCAGAAGAGGTGATGATGACTCCACCGTTACCGACAGCCGCAAAGAGCAGTGACGTGTCGGACCATGCGATGCTGTTGAGCTTAACCCCGGTTGTTCCCGAGTTCCGGAGTGTCCAGGTTGTCGAGCCGGTGGGCTGAGTTATGACCGTGTCAAGGTCTCCCACTGCGACAAACTTATCCCCGGACCAGGCAATGCCGTTTAAATTATTCGTTGTGTTCGTAGTGCTCGAAGTCTGGGTTGCCCAACTTACGGTTTCACCCTGAGGTGAAGTGACAACTACTCCGCCTTCGCCGACGGCGGTGAACTGTATTCCCGAGGAGGCAACGCTGTTTAGATTTACCGACGGGGCCGCATTCGCGATCGTCCAAATCGAACCCGTCACCGACGTCATCAAATTGCCACTGTCACCTACTGCCGCATATTCAATTTCTGACTTGTTCAAACTGTTCAAGTTGATAATTGTCGAAGACGTTTGGCGTGTCCATGTCACCCCTTCGGGGGAAGTCAGTATTGTGCCATTGAGACCGACAGCCACGAATTGGTTCACGAACCAGGCGATGCTCCAGAGGGAATTAGACGTACCGGACGACCTGGAAGTCCAGTTTATTCCATCAGGAGAGGTTAGAATGGTGCCGCCTGTCCCGACCGCTACGAAGAGACCGTTATTGTTATTTTGGTCCGGGGGGGCCCAGGTAACGCGCAGAAGGGAATACGCTGCTGCTGAACTTTCCGGCGTCCAACTGGATCCATCATTCGAGGAGAGGATGGCTCCACCTGATCCAACGGCAACGAATAAACTGCCGTTGGAGACAACATCCATTAAGTAACTCGTCGTCAATGTACTGGAAACCTGCGACCAGATTGCTCCATCAGTGGTGGTGAGGATGGTCCCGCTGTCGCCTACTGCAACTGCGACCTTATATGTCGGCGAAGCGGCAACACCGTTTATATTCAGATTGTTAAAGTTCGTCATTGTCGGTGTCGTCCATAGAGTTCCTGAAGGAAAGGTCAGGATTGTGCCTCCTGAACCTACGGCGATGAACTCTGGTGGTGTCGCATTTCCGAACCATGCTACACTCCATAGCTGGTTGTTTGTGCCCGAATCCTGAGCAGTCCATGTTGCTCCAGTTGGCGAGGTAAGAATGACTCCGGAATCTCCTACTGCAACGAACTCCCTTGGCGTATTCGATGGTGTGTCCGACCAGGCCACGTCCCACAAATAGTTCTGCGTTGGCAACGGCTGAACACTCCATGTTATGGAATTAGAAGTGCTCGTGGGAGCGGTCATGATGATTCCCTGTCCTACAGTGACGAGTTGTGGTCCTGACGATGAAAGCCCGAGAAGGGCATTGTCGATATCAACAGTCCAATTATTAGCTTGTGAAGGCGTTACGACCAGGTTAGTGCTGCCGGATACGACCCCGAACGGCGTGGAATAAGATGCTGTGACCGCTGTCGTTCCCGTCGATAGCGACGTGAGCAGTCCCATGTTGTTCGCGTTATTGCCGATCGTTGCCGTGGGAGCACTTAATACTCCCCAGGTCACCAGCCCGGTGAGGTCGGTGATGGTGCCGTTTGAGTAGATGCCCGTCGCCATGAACTGCAAAGCCTGCCCGGTCCCGATCACGGGGGCTGATGGCGTTACCGAGATCGTTGTCAGCAGCGTGATCGCTACGGGTGTTCCCCCTCCTTTGCTCCGGCAGGAGGGGAGCGCGATGATAATGAGTGTCAGCAGGAACAGAATCGAAAGGCTTGAAAACTTCTTCATGACAATGACCTCCAGATATCTTGAAGGGGCTGTCTCCGTGGAGCGGGCCGGGAAATTCGGAGAGACAGCGCCCCTTCGGGCAAGAAATAAAAGGATCTCTATTGTACGTTCACTATGGTGAACCCTGAAATATTCGTTCCTGAATCAATGGCGGTTATGATGGCGCTCCCTGCTCCGATTGCCGTGACGATTCCCTGCGACCCGCTCGAGTCGCTCACAGTCGCCACAGCCGGATTCGAAGAGCTCCAGGATACTAAATCCGTAAGGTCATGCTGTTCACTGCTGTCTGCATAAACCCCCGTCGCGGTGAACTGCTTTGTGGTCCCGGTGGGCAGGATTGCTAAGATGGGTAGTGCCTGCTGGACAGTGATTGCGATAAGCGGGGTATGAGTGACGATCAAGGTAGCAGATCCGGATACGTTGTTAACCACGTCTATCGCTTGGATCGTGATGAAGCCGGTCGTGAACGATGTCGCCGTTACGAGACCAAATGTTCCTATGACGTTTCCAACCGTGGCAACACTCGGATCGGACGAGACCCACGTTGCGGCCGAGGTCCAGTTCAGAGATG
This Nitrospirota bacterium DNA region includes the following protein-coding sequences:
- a CDS encoding Ig-like domain-containing protein, whose protein sequence is MGTLKNIRIALALIAIVAAAFSCVGHSGKLAVIEVTPSETRMTEGATQQLLATAIFTDGSSLNWTSAATWVSSDPSVATVGNVIGTFGLVTATSFTTGFITIQAIDVVNNVSGSATLIVTHTPLIAITVQQALPILAILPTGTTKQFTATGVYADSSEQHDLTDLVSWSSSNPAVATVSDSSGSQGIVTAIGAGSAIITAIDSGTNISGFTIVNVQ